A single Anatilimnocola floriformis DNA region contains:
- a CDS encoding thioredoxin family protein, translated as MSGLAMGLVLQAALLVGGADSYEVAMKKAQENGQPLVVLVGADWCPGCVTMKNSTMPAMAKAGQLKNAQYVTVNYDQNPALARQLMRGNSIPQLIVFSKNEKGWHREQITGATSSGAVAGLIKKAAEVAVAEPAAKAETKVAADASLDKSSGN; from the coding sequence ATGAGTGGGCTAGCGATGGGTTTGGTTCTGCAGGCGGCACTTCTGGTCGGCGGGGCTGACAGCTACGAAGTCGCCATGAAGAAGGCTCAGGAAAACGGCCAGCCGCTGGTGGTGCTCGTCGGCGCCGATTGGTGCCCTGGCTGCGTGACGATGAAGAACAGCACGATGCCGGCCATGGCGAAGGCTGGTCAGCTGAAGAACGCTCAGTACGTCACTGTTAATTACGATCAAAACCCCGCTCTCGCCCGCCAGCTGATGCGCGGCAACTCGATTCCTCAGCTGATCGTCTTCAGCAAGAATGAGAAGGGCTGGCACCGCGAACAGATCACCGGCGCGACCAGCTCCGGTGCTGTGGCTGGTCTCATCAAGAAGGCCGCGGAAGTGGCCGTCGCCGAACCGGCTGCGAAGGCCGAAACCAAGGTTGCCGCCGATGCCTCGCTCGATAAGAGCTCGGGCAACTAA